In Rathayibacter sp. VKM Ac-2762, one DNA window encodes the following:
- the pucL gene encoding factor-independent urate hydroxylase — MSIILGDHQYGKAENRVVRIYRETPRHEIHDVNVSTALRGDFEAAHREGDQSAVLPTDTQKQTAYAFAKEKGLRSIEPYGLELARHFVDGYEPVHGARIEIEEFAWERVLVDGREHDHTWVRKGQETRIASVTVEGSGDERRIWITGGFKDLTILKSTGSEFHGFLTDPYTVLQPTNDRVMATSLVAKWRFALSEDEIAAMDWEAVYAGVKALMTSRFATVHSLALQQTLFEMGKAVLEEYPQIVEIRLSAPNKHHFVYDLSPFGVENDNEVFHAADRPYGLIQASVTRDDAPPAGSAWTAYTGLV; from the coding sequence ATGTCGATCATCCTCGGGGACCACCAGTACGGGAAGGCCGAGAACCGCGTCGTGCGGATCTACCGCGAGACCCCGCGGCACGAGATCCACGACGTCAACGTCTCCACGGCCCTCCGCGGCGACTTCGAGGCCGCGCACCGAGAGGGCGACCAGTCGGCCGTCCTGCCCACGGACACGCAGAAGCAGACGGCGTACGCCTTCGCCAAGGAGAAGGGCCTGCGCTCGATCGAGCCCTACGGCCTCGAGCTGGCCCGCCACTTCGTCGACGGCTACGAGCCTGTCCACGGCGCCCGCATCGAGATCGAGGAGTTCGCCTGGGAGCGCGTGCTGGTGGACGGGCGCGAGCACGACCACACCTGGGTACGGAAGGGCCAGGAGACGCGGATCGCGTCGGTCACGGTCGAGGGCTCGGGCGACGAGCGGCGGATCTGGATCACCGGCGGCTTCAAGGACCTCACGATCCTGAAGTCCACGGGGAGCGAGTTCCACGGCTTCCTCACCGACCCGTACACGGTCCTCCAGCCGACGAACGACCGGGTGATGGCGACCTCGCTGGTCGCGAAGTGGCGCTTCGCCCTGAGCGAGGACGAGATCGCGGCGATGGACTGGGAGGCGGTCTACGCGGGCGTCAAGGCGCTCATGACGAGCCGCTTCGCGACCGTGCACTCCCTCGCCCTCCAGCAGACGCTCTTCGAGATGGGGAAGGCGGTCCTGGAGGAGTACCCGCAGATCGTCGAGATCCGTCTCTCCGCGCCGAACAAGCACCACTTCGTCTACGACCTATCGCCCTTCGGCGTCGAGAACGACAACGAGGTCTTCCACGCCGCCGACCGCCCCTACGGGCTGATCCAGGCGAGCGTCACCCGCGACGACGCGCCGCCCGCGGGATCCGCCTGGACCGCCTACACGGGCCTGGTGTGA